The window CAGAAAGCCCCTTTATAACCTTCAAAATATAGCTTTCAACCTCTTTTTTTGCCTCTATAAATTTTGCCTTTTTTCTTATTTTTTTCACTTTTAAAGACATTTTTCAACTCCTTTTTATATCAAGTGTAATCACTGTGTAATCAAAGTGTAACCAATTTTTGATTACACCTTATAACTATCTTTATTTTTACTTTTAAACCAAAATTCCAAACTCCAAGTGTAATCAAATTTTTTTTATTCTCTTTTATAGAGATGATGATATTTATTAATCAAAAAAATCCAAAGTGTAATCAAAAAATCCACCCCCTATGTATATATAGAAAAACTATTTTTATTATTTTAGAAAAAAATTACACTATAATGAAATTATAACTATTAATTATCTAAACTATTTTTAAAAATATCAATTGGTTGAATTTCTACTGCTGTTACAGGTCTAGTTTTTGTACTAAATTCATTTGCTGGAAAACGTACAGACACCCTATCATCTAGGATAAAATTAGCCTCTTTTAACTGCTTTTTCAAAGTGGACATATCCAACAGCTCCAAACTACTATTTGTTTTTTTATGCTCATCAGCAATAGCTTTGTACAAAATATTAAACCAAAGATAGTGTCTCCCATCTTTCACTTGATAAAATGATCTTGGATCTTTGTCAGATTCTGCCACCAACTCCAATAGAAGTAGAAAGTTTTTAACAGTTGTTCTCTCATTTTTCCCAAGCTCATTGAGAAATAGTAAAAACTTATCTACAATTTTCCTATTCAAATTAACTATCTTTTTCAATGCCAACAACCCAGTATATACACATTTTATATTGTGCAGTTGCCTATCATCTCTTATATCTGGGAATATTTCCCGTAATTTCTGCTTTTTAACAACTATCTTTCCATCAGCTAATCTATTTAATATAGCTTGTTTCCCTAATTTTTCCAGTAATTGAGTGTTCTTAAACTTCTCAAATACCCTATCATTACTTTTATTTTCTTGATTTAACTCAACAGATAAAATTCTATTTCTAATTGAAACATCATTTATTTTTGTTTCCCCAGAGATAATAAGAGGGGTACACAATTTATATTCTAATAGTTTAGTTGTAAGATTTCCTTGATTTACAGTTTTATTGTCATATACTGATCTAATGGTACTTAACAGTTCATCTGTTTTATCTTTAATTGATTTAGTTGTTAATTTTATCTCATCTAAAACCCAAGGCGTTATGTTAGAACAACTTGATAGCAATCTTATTTGATGTATTGTCACAGTGCTTAAACTTTTTATATTATCTCTACTTCCTAAGAGAATACGACAGATAAACTCTCCAAATATTGTTTTACCAACTGATGTAGATCCTTCTAATTCTAATATTGGATATGAACCTAAATTATGCAATCTTCCCAATGCCCAGCATATTCCCAATAAGCTTTGGTTGCTATCCTTTCTTAAATATGGAAGAAGTTCTTTTAAAATCTTTTTATCCCCTCTAGTTAGTTCTGGAATAGAATTTAAACTTTGGATATAAAGCTCATTTTTATCACATATTGCCTTTGAAGAAGTGTCATAATATTTTTCATCAATTATCCCATAATGATCAATATCTATAACAAATTTATCTCTATTTTGTTGTAAAATCCAGCTCCAAAAGCTAGGAATACTATTTTTTGAACCATAGTAATAACCAACATTTTCAACTATACCATTTAAAAATAAAAGCTCACTTTTACTTGCTCTAAACTCTTTTGCTCTCCCCATATTATATGTAATTCCCTTAATAAACTTATTTGAAATCTCCTTAATCTCAAGGATAAAATCTGTAATCTGTTTCTCCTCTCCCCTCTCTTTGATAAAATAACCATTTTCACCTTTAAAAAACCGATCTTCCTCTATCTCTTCTACTATCTCAAATTTTTCCACTTTTTTACAATTTGCAACAATCTCCCTTATTTTTCCTATCCCTTCACCCATTAAAACCTCATTAAAATCCTTGTATTCACCCATATCCACACAGTAGATCTCTTCATTTTTCCAATTTAACTCTTTTAAAATCTTTTCATAAGCTTTCTTTCCAGCCTCATCTTTATCCACAGCAATTATTATCTTTTTAAATTCCAACAACCAATTTTTCTGATTTTTAACTGCATTTATATCTGATGCTCCAAAAGGTAAGCTTACAACATTTTCAAAACCACTTTCCAATGCACTTAAAAGATCAATCTCCCCTTCCACAATTATTATGTAATTTCTCTTAGTTATATGTTGCCAATTTATAAAGTAATCCCCTTTGCTCCCTCTTTCACTATGCAGATACTTTTTAGCCAAATCACGATATCTTATTGCAACAACACTCTTTCCATCGGTTATGGGTATCATCATATTATTGTTTTTTCCCAATCTGAATAACCTGTCTAAATATCTCTCTCCTATACCTCTACTTTTTAGATAATCTCTCCACTCTTGATTTAAAAGGCAATTTCCTCTACTAAGGAACACTTCATTTAGATTAACTGCCTCATCTTTAATTTTGTTGCTCCTTTCAACCTTTTCTTTCTCATTTCCAGATAATACTAATTTTAAGAAATTGTAGAAATCTCTATCATATTTTTTTAGATCTGCAAGACTTCCAGATTCTCCCTCTCTGTGACAATAAAACTGCCTAATCTCTCTGTTAAATGAAAAGTCTGGGTTTTTCCCCTCTCTCTTGCATATGGGACAATAGTCAAATCGCATTTGATTGCCATATACTTTGTAGGTATACTCTTTCTTCATAAAACTCCCCCTTATGTTTTAATTTATTTGATTAACTTTTGTTGATTAGCATATGTTGAATTATGTGAAAAAGATTTACTGTTATAAAAAATCATAATTTTTTTATTAAATATACTTAATTTTTGAAAAAATTAGTTTAAAAGAAAAGCCCTCATCTCTATGGGAGCTTATAAAATTTCCAGACAATACAAAATGAAACTTAAATTATCAAAATATTTTTTGATTACTAAGTTTTCTATTTTCTATTAATTATGTTTTTGTGAATTTTTTTAATAAATTTTCTGCTAATGATTTTTTAGGTGAAATGTAAAACAAAGATGAAAGTTAGATAAGCTTTTAACCATTAGGCAGTAGGTCTTTCGGGGAAAATTCCAACTTTAACTTTTAAAGCTTCAATCTAAAAAGTTCTTTTTTCCTAACAATTAAAAGCTTATATTTTTATTATAGCCTATTCTTATCATTAAATCAAGTGTTTTTTTGAAATTAATTAATTTTTATTAGATTTTAAAATTATTTGAGATAATTTAGTTAAAAAAGAGGTTTTTTATTGAATTTGCATTCATTTAGCTATCCAAATTCTATAAAAGATTATCTAGTTTAAAGTTTAATTTTCATAATACTAGGTTATCTTTTAAATTTAAATTATTAAAACTTATATTTTTAATATCAACTAGCCTTCATACTAAAGAATAAAGAATCCCTAGGCTCATTTCGTTGAAAATGCAAAACTCGACTTCGTCTCAAACACGTTGCATTTTCTTAACTTCATTTCGCTGAGGGATTCTAGTATTCTCTAGTGAATTACGGCTTTAGTTGATATTAGGGTAGAAATTTTTTTTAAATATTTTCTATCTCCCTTCCAAACATCTTCTTAATAACTCTATTGCAGGTTCATCATCATTGTTTCCTGTTCCAAGCTCCCCACGAAAAGCTCTATCAAGTATTGTTTTCTCAAGAATTTCAATTTTATTTTCCAAAGAGATAAGTTCTGAAATTCTATTTTCCTCTTCAAATACCTTGTCTAAAACTCTTACTATCTCTTTTTGTTCCTCTAATGGTGGTAGAGGGATAATAAGATTTTTTACAGAAGTTAAATTTAATTCCTTTTGATTAGTACTTCCAGTTGTCATTGAATCTAAATTTGATTGAACATTATTTGATATTAAATACTTATGAATACATTGTGGAAGTAATGATTTTGAAGTTCTTACAACTGTTACATGTGAATCAGCTACCATTTTTTGATTTGCTACATCATCTTTTAAAATACATAATCTTCCAACAGTTCCTGTACCAGTAGAATTCCAAAGAATATCATTAGGAAGTAAAAATCTTTCTTCAGTATATTTTGTTTCTTCAGAAGTATATCTAGCTTTAGTTAAATCAAAACCATTCCATTGTACACATTTTTGAGAAATAACAAAAATTGGAGAAAGATCAACATATTTCGGACTTTTTCCACGTTGAATATAATTACAAATATCTTCTAATCTAGTCCAAACCCAATTACTAGGCAATTTATAAGGTTCTTCCTCTGCTCCTACTAACATTTCATCAATAGCTTTTAATTTAGGTTTAGCAGGTTTCTTTCTTCCCTCATCTTCAGCCTTTTTACACTCATCTTCCCATAGTTTAAGCTTTTCATCATTGATTTTAA is drawn from Fusobacterium varium and contains these coding sequences:
- a CDS encoding restriction endonuclease subunit S, with amino-acid sequence MPKKKGELSIEERLEQSIVAKEEEPYKLPSNWVWTRLGDITEFIDYRGKTPTKVENGIPLITAKNIKKGYINEEPREFIKVEDYDGWMTRGIPQKGDVAITTEAPLGNVAQLNFDYKFALAQRVITLTNINFDKRFLFYSMLSTYFQLQLKEHSTGSTVEGIKSKLLKTLKIAFPPLEEQKRIVEKLDSLFEKIQKIKEIIEEVKEKTTSRREAILSKAFSGELTEKWRGENHTENARELLVKINDEKLKLWEDECKKAEDEGRKKPAKPKLKAIDEMLVGAEEEPYKLPSNWVWTRLEDICNYIQRGKSPKYVDLSPIFVISQKCVQWNGFDLTKARYTSEETKYTEERFLLPNDILWNSTGTGTVGRLCILKDDVANQKMVADSHVTVVRTSKSLLPQCIHKYLISNNVQSNLDSMTTGSTNQKELNLTSVKNLIIPLPPLEEQKEIVRVLDKVFEEENRISELISLENKIEILEKTILDRAFRGELGTGNNDDEPAIELLRRCLEGR
- a CDS encoding toprim domain-containing protein is translated as MKKEYTYKVYGNQMRFDYCPICKREGKNPDFSFNREIRQFYCHREGESGSLADLKKYDRDFYNFLKLVLSGNEKEKVERSNKIKDEAVNLNEVFLSRGNCLLNQEWRDYLKSRGIGERYLDRLFRLGKNNNMMIPITDGKSVVAIRYRDLAKKYLHSERGSKGDYFINWQHITKRNYIIIVEGEIDLLSALESGFENVVSLPFGASDINAVKNQKNWLLEFKKIIIAVDKDEAGKKAYEKILKELNWKNEEIYCVDMGEYKDFNEVLMGEGIGKIREIVANCKKVEKFEIVEEIEEDRFFKGENGYFIKERGEEKQITDFILEIKEISNKFIKGITYNMGRAKEFRASKSELLFLNGIVENVGYYYGSKNSIPSFWSWILQQNRDKFVIDIDHYGIIDEKYYDTSSKAICDKNELYIQSLNSIPELTRGDKKILKELLPYLRKDSNQSLLGICWALGRLHNLGSYPILELEGSTSVGKTIFGEFICRILLGSRDNIKSLSTVTIHQIRLLSSCSNITPWVLDEIKLTTKSIKDKTDELLSTIRSVYDNKTVNQGNLTTKLLEYKLCTPLIISGETKINDVSIRNRILSVELNQENKSNDRVFEKFKNTQLLEKLGKQAILNRLADGKIVVKKQKLREIFPDIRDDRQLHNIKCVYTGLLALKKIVNLNRKIVDKFLLFLNELGKNERTTVKNFLLLLELVAESDKDPRSFYQVKDGRHYLWFNILYKAIADEHKKTNSSLELLDMSTLKKQLKEANFILDDRVSVRFPANEFSTKTRPVTAVEIQPIDIFKNSLDN